One Nitrosomonas sp. PY1 DNA window includes the following coding sequences:
- the thiO gene encoding glycine oxidase ThiO — protein MKQDIVIIGAGVIGLATAEKLLSQGARVTLIERNEIGLESSWAGGGILSPLCPWDYSDDVNRLSRYSAQLFPQWASKLYKTSGIDPEYLVSGIRILSFVDKKTIEGWLLQYPTKIQYLTASHTDIHLNKKHIPSNHRDQENNSSILMPDIAQVRNPRLLKSLHMSVLRLGGKIIKNCAVNQINIRNHNVSSLTTAQGQIFADYYVVSAGAWSKALLGSYALGIDIKPIKGQMLLFKFNEPPITNILIKNDVYMIPRQDGHLLVGSTIEDVGFNKEITITARNSLMKKACEILPLLDKMPIIKQWAGLRPATKKNSPYIGRHSALSNLFMNAGHFRYGILMAPASAEILANEITNHAQKIDINPYQPGSISQTELQ, from the coding sequence ATGAAGCAGGATATCGTCATTATTGGCGCAGGAGTCATCGGACTGGCAACGGCTGAGAAGCTTTTGTCGCAAGGGGCTAGAGTCACTCTGATAGAACGCAATGAAATCGGCCTAGAATCATCTTGGGCAGGCGGAGGAATTTTATCACCGCTTTGCCCTTGGGATTATTCAGATGATGTCAATAGACTTTCTCGATACAGCGCTCAATTATTCCCACAATGGGCGTCAAAATTATATAAAACATCTGGGATCGATCCCGAGTATTTAGTCTCGGGTATAAGAATTTTATCCTTTGTTGACAAAAAAACCATTGAGGGCTGGCTCCTACAGTACCCTACCAAAATCCAATATCTTACAGCCTCACATACGGATATTCACTTAAATAAGAAACACATACCCAGCAATCACCGCGACCAAGAAAATAATTCATCAATCCTAATGCCAGATATTGCGCAAGTACGCAATCCCCGATTACTAAAATCATTACATATGAGCGTTTTACGATTAGGTGGAAAAATTATCAAAAACTGCGCAGTCAATCAAATCAACATACGGAATCATAATGTTTCTTCATTAACAACTGCACAAGGTCAGATTTTCGCAGACTATTATGTCGTCAGCGCAGGTGCGTGGAGTAAAGCCCTTCTGGGATCTTATGCTTTAGGGATAGATATAAAACCCATCAAGGGCCAAATGCTCTTATTTAAATTTAATGAACCCCCCATTACTAACATTTTGATAAAAAATGATGTTTATATGATCCCACGACAAGATGGGCACCTACTTGTAGGAAGCACAATCGAAGATGTTGGCTTTAATAAAGAAATTACCATTACGGCGCGTAATAGCCTAATGAAAAAGGCGTGTGAAATACTGCCGTTACTGGATAAAATGCCGATCATTAAACAATGGGCCGGATTACGTCCTGCTACAAAAAAGAACTCGCCTTATATCGGTAGACATTCTGCGCTATCAAATTTATTCATGAATGCCGGACATTTCCGTTATGGAATACTTATGGCGCCTGCTAGCGCGGAAATTTTAGCCAATGAAATTACCAATCACGCTCAAAAAATTGATATCAACCCTTATCAACCAGGATCAATTTCCCAAACAGAATTACAATAG
- a CDS encoding FG-GAP-like repeat-containing protein: MYRFGLIVTLLTTAATLAYAASESFHYEDRSAQLGPDSSIVGTSTTDVNLVDVDGDGDLDVFLVEGTDRIDGRPNRLLINDGTGNFVDESAVRLPVPNNQNSTIADFGDIDGDGDLDAIVGGVLGEELLLNNGSGTFIRATTQIPPPTINPSLNRFDITAEARLLDVDGDGDLDILLANENPFNPSPTGGDQNRLWINDGSGHFTDDTMARLPDRTDQTGAIIGGDIDGDGDLDLIVLNRGQDFVLINADGLGHFVDETAARLPITTDTSRGGALGDVDGDGDLDLLVGNSRNEAAAYYSNDGNGVFTVKDFDHIPGSSETITGLVLVDLDEDGYLDVYLPNAGGFLAGHGFLGGPDRYFRNKGNGKFKERTNKHFDPNESNPTTAAAFGDLDGDDDLDLVTGGSGPGGTERLLINLPHLYPVSTSWTK; the protein is encoded by the coding sequence ATGTACCGTTTCGGACTAATCGTGACCCTTCTTACAACAGCTGCGACCTTGGCTTACGCCGCAAGCGAGTCTTTTCACTACGAGGACCGCTCAGCACAGCTCGGTCCGGACTCCAGTATCGTTGGCACGTCAACCACCGACGTGAATCTTGTCGACGTCGATGGTGACGGCGATCTGGACGTGTTCCTAGTAGAAGGCACCGATCGCATCGATGGCCGGCCCAATCGGTTGCTCATAAATGACGGTACGGGCAACTTCGTTGACGAGAGCGCAGTCAGGCTACCGGTACCGAACAATCAGAACAGCACAATCGCCGACTTTGGAGACATTGATGGCGATGGCGACCTCGACGCAATCGTCGGTGGCGTGTTAGGTGAAGAATTACTCCTGAATAACGGCTCCGGTACGTTCATTCGCGCCACAACGCAAATCCCGCCGCCGACAATCAATCCGTCGCTCAACCGTTTCGACATTACTGCTGAAGCTCGCCTGCTTGACGTTGACGGTGATGGCGATCTCGACATCCTGCTGGCTAATGAGAATCCATTCAATCCGTCACCGACCGGCGGTGATCAAAATCGGTTGTGGATCAACGATGGTTCGGGCCACTTTACCGACGATACCATGGCACGATTACCGGACCGCACCGACCAAACGGGCGCGATCATCGGTGGCGACATTGATGGCGATGGCGACCTCGACCTGATCGTACTCAATCGTGGTCAGGACTTCGTGCTCATCAATGCCGATGGACTGGGCCACTTTGTCGACGAGACTGCGGCCCGATTGCCGATCACTACCGACACCTCTCGAGGCGGCGCACTGGGCGACGTCGACGGCGATGGCGATCTCGATCTACTGGTCGGCAATAGTCGCAACGAGGCCGCTGCTTACTATAGCAACGATGGCAACGGCGTATTCACCGTCAAGGATTTCGACCACATCCCGGGTAGTTCCGAGACCATCACCGGCTTAGTACTGGTCGATCTCGACGAGGACGGCTACCTCGACGTATACCTGCCCAACGCTGGTGGGTTTCTTGCTGGCCACGGCTTCCTCGGAGGCCCAGATCGTTATTTTCGCAACAAAGGTAACGGAAAGTTCAAAGAGCGCACCAACAAGCACTTCGATCCCAACGAAAGCAATCCCACCACAGCTGCCGCTTTCGGTGATCTTGATGGCGATGATGACTTAGATCTGGTTACCGGCGGCTCTGGACCAGGCGGCACCGAGCGCCTGCTCATCAACCTTCCCCACTTGTATCCTGTCAGCACAAGTTGGACAAAATAG
- a CDS encoding efflux RND transporter permease subunit gives MLEAILHLSIYRRGLVLLAIAMMAAIGIYSYQHLPIDAVPDITNVQVQINTNAPGYSPIEAEQRITFPIETIMAGLPKLDYTRSISRYGLSQVTVIFKDGTDIYFARQQVSQRIQEAKGRLPIGIEPIMGPISTGLGEIFMWTVDTEKGAKKPDGSEYTPTDLREIQDWIIRPQLRMVKGITEINTVGGYVKQYHVVPYPEKMISLGLTLADLILALERNNLNVGAGYIEKSGEQQLVRIPGQVTHIEEVSNIIIGSPQGMPIRVKDVADVLIGKELRNGAATQNGKEVVMGTVHMLIGENSRIVSQAAAKKLIEINQSLPEGVVATPVYDRTTLVDKAIHTVATNLIEGAALVIVVLLLFLGNLRAALIAAFVIPLSMLFTFTGMVTNHVSANLMSLGAIDFGIIVDGAIVIVENSIRRLAHEQMRLKRELTLSERLDLVFDASKEARRVLIYGELIIIIVYLPIFALTGVEGKMFHPMALTVVTALVSAMILSITFVPAAIAFFLSGKVQEKENRIMQWAKKAYLPLLTATLNNRELTVTIAIVIVVLSGLLLTRIGSEFVPSLNEGDIALHALRIPGTSLTTAIDMQNELEKTIKNFSEVERVFSKIGTAEIATDPVSPSVADTFIILKPQSEWTGSYRTKAELIAAMEKTVNQVPGNNYEFTQPIQMRFNELLSGVRADVAVKVFGDDLDKLLDIGEKIEQLLVTVPGAADVRTEQVTGLPVLSIQMDRTKMARYGLNGRDVQDVVAMSVGGRSTGLIFEGDRRFDLQIRLPEHLRVDIEALKRLPISVPLQSMALPANAPQGAGMQGGQATQAATPVFVSLGEVASFEMTQGPNQVSRENGKRRIVVTANVRGRDLGSFVNEAEQLINKKIRIPPGYWTTWGGQFEQMIFAAQRLQIVIPLALALIFILLYTMFGNFRDGLLMFTGVPFALTGGILALWLRDIPLSISAGVGFIALSGVAVLNGLVMLAFIRDLIQKGIPLDEAIQTGALTRLRPVLMTALVASIGFLPMALATGTGAEVQRPLATVVIGGILSSTALTLLVLPVLYRITHGRDKKLRDDPLSL, from the coding sequence ATGTTAGAAGCAATTTTACACCTATCGATTTACCGACGCGGATTAGTGTTACTTGCAATCGCGATGATGGCTGCAATAGGCATTTATAGCTATCAACACCTTCCAATTGATGCAGTTCCTGATATCACCAATGTACAAGTGCAAATTAACACAAATGCACCGGGCTACTCACCAATTGAAGCAGAACAACGTATCACTTTCCCGATTGAAACCATTATGGCAGGTCTGCCAAAGCTGGATTACACCCGCTCGATTTCTCGTTATGGATTATCGCAAGTAACCGTGATCTTTAAGGATGGTACCGATATCTATTTTGCTCGACAACAAGTCAGCCAACGAATTCAAGAAGCAAAGGGCCGCTTGCCGATCGGAATTGAACCGATCATGGGGCCAATTTCCACTGGCTTGGGCGAGATCTTCATGTGGACCGTTGATACTGAAAAAGGCGCCAAAAAACCGGACGGTAGTGAATATACACCGACGGATTTGCGCGAAATTCAAGATTGGATAATTCGTCCTCAGCTCCGAATGGTGAAAGGCATTACCGAAATCAACACTGTCGGCGGATATGTCAAGCAATATCATGTGGTGCCTTATCCCGAGAAAATGATCTCGCTCGGTTTGACACTGGCAGACCTCATATTGGCTTTGGAACGAAATAATCTGAATGTAGGTGCCGGTTATATTGAAAAAAGCGGTGAGCAACAACTGGTTCGTATTCCGGGACAAGTCACGCATATCGAAGAAGTGAGCAACATTATTATTGGTTCACCGCAAGGCATGCCGATTCGTGTCAAGGATGTAGCTGATGTGTTGATTGGCAAAGAGCTACGCAATGGCGCCGCGACGCAAAATGGCAAAGAAGTCGTCATGGGCACCGTGCATATGCTGATCGGAGAAAACAGTCGGATCGTTTCACAAGCTGCTGCAAAGAAATTAATCGAAATCAATCAAAGTTTACCGGAAGGCGTTGTAGCTACACCCGTGTACGATCGTACCACGCTAGTCGATAAAGCGATCCATACCGTAGCCACCAATCTGATTGAAGGAGCGGCGCTGGTTATTGTCGTACTGCTGTTGTTTTTGGGTAATTTGCGCGCCGCCCTCATCGCTGCTTTTGTCATTCCTTTATCGATGCTATTTACCTTCACTGGCATGGTAACCAACCATGTCAGCGCTAATTTGATGAGCTTAGGCGCGATTGATTTCGGCATTATTGTGGATGGTGCAATCGTCATTGTCGAAAACAGCATTCGTCGGTTGGCGCACGAGCAGATGCGATTAAAACGGGAATTAACATTATCCGAACGTCTCGATTTGGTATTTGATGCTTCTAAAGAAGCACGACGGGTCCTAATTTATGGCGAGCTCATTATCATCATTGTGTATTTACCAATTTTTGCCTTAACCGGGGTAGAAGGAAAAATGTTTCACCCGATGGCATTGACAGTAGTCACTGCATTGGTAAGCGCGATGATTCTTTCGATTACTTTCGTACCGGCTGCAATTGCATTCTTTCTATCTGGCAAAGTGCAAGAAAAAGAAAACCGTATCATGCAGTGGGCGAAAAAAGCTTATTTACCATTACTGACAGCAACCCTAAACAACCGCGAGCTGACTGTGACCATTGCGATTGTGATTGTCGTACTATCCGGTCTGTTGCTAACACGCATTGGCAGTGAGTTTGTACCCAGTTTGAATGAAGGAGATATTGCTTTGCACGCACTCCGTATTCCAGGTACCAGTCTAACCACAGCCATTGACATGCAAAACGAACTCGAAAAAACCATCAAAAATTTTTCCGAAGTCGAACGCGTATTTTCCAAAATTGGCACTGCTGAAATCGCTACCGATCCCGTGTCACCCAGCGTGGCAGATACTTTCATCATTTTAAAACCTCAATCGGAATGGACTGGTTCCTACCGAACCAAAGCTGAATTAATCGCAGCAATGGAAAAAACAGTAAACCAGGTTCCTGGTAACAATTACGAATTTACCCAACCGATACAAATGCGGTTTAACGAATTACTGTCAGGTGTGCGCGCTGATGTTGCCGTCAAGGTATTTGGCGATGATCTCGATAAGTTATTGGATATCGGTGAGAAAATCGAACAACTACTAGTAACTGTGCCCGGTGCTGCAGATGTGCGAACAGAGCAGGTAACTGGTTTGCCTGTGCTATCCATCCAGATGGATCGTACCAAAATGGCGCGCTATGGTTTAAATGGCCGAGATGTACAAGATGTGGTAGCGATGTCTGTAGGCGGAAGAAGCACTGGATTGATTTTTGAAGGCGACCGACGTTTTGATCTGCAAATACGTTTACCTGAACACTTACGTGTTGATATTGAAGCACTAAAACGTTTACCCATCAGCGTTCCATTGCAAAGCATGGCGTTGCCAGCTAATGCACCGCAGGGAGCAGGAATGCAAGGAGGCCAAGCAACCCAGGCTGCCACGCCTGTTTTTGTCAGCTTAGGTGAAGTAGCCAGCTTTGAAATGACACAAGGTCCAAACCAAGTCAGCCGGGAAAATGGTAAGCGTCGTATTGTAGTAACGGCTAATGTGCGCGGTCGTGATTTAGGTTCTTTTGTGAACGAAGCAGAACAATTGATTAATAAAAAAATTCGCATTCCCCCAGGCTACTGGACAACCTGGGGAGGGCAATTTGAGCAAATGATTTTTGCTGCACAACGCTTGCAGATTGTCATTCCATTGGCATTAGCCTTAATTTTTATCTTGCTATACACCATGTTTGGAAATTTCCGAGACGGACTTTTGATGTTTACCGGTGTACCGTTTGCATTAACCGGAGGGATATTGGCACTATGGTTGCGCGACATTCCGCTCTCTATTTCCGCTGGCGTTGGATTTATTGCGCTTTCAGGAGTGGCGGTACTAAATGGACTGGTGATGTTGGCATTTATTCGCGATCTGATTCAAAAAGGCATCCCTTTAGACGAAGCCATTCAAACAGGTGCACTGACACGGTTACGTCCTGTTTTGATGACCGCATTGGTGGCATCGATTGGATTTTTACCGATGGCATTAGCTACTGGAACCGGCGCAGAAGTGCAGCGCCCGCTTGCAACGGTGGTTATTGGAGGGATTCTATCTTCGACTGCGTTAACACTGTTAGTATTGCCCGTTTTGTATCGAATCACCCACGGCAGAGATAAAAAATTGCGCGATGATCCTTTGAGTTTATAA
- a CDS encoding transposase has product MELPRTQYSQEFRKESVKFFKASGLTLVEAAKRLSLSKGTLKNWVYAEKRGELTAVGKRQKALTEVELELSRETLHGRPQFARDSIVDDELV; this is encoded by the coding sequence ATGGAATTACCGCGTACACAGTATAGTCAGGAGTTTCGTAAGGAATCAGTTAAGTTTTTCAAAGCAAGTGGATTGACGTTGGTTGAAGCGGCAAAGCGACTGTCGCTGTCCAAGGGTACGCTAAAGAACTGGGTTTATGCTGAAAAACGGGGAGAACTGACTGCAGTAGGCAAACGCCAGAAGGCGCTGACTGAAGTTGAGTTAGAGTTATCCAGAGAAACCTTACATGGACGCCCACAATTTGCAAGGGATTCAATTGTTGATGATGAATTGGTTTAG